A single Nitrosospira multiformis ATCC 25196 DNA region contains:
- the atpG gene encoding F0F1 ATP synthase subunit gamma gives MAGSREIRNKIKSVKNTQKITRAMEMVAASKMRRAQERMKKARPYGEKIRNVAAHMSRAYTEYRHPFLIERDTVKRIGIIVVTSDKGLCGGLNTNVLRMAVSKMKAWEAEGEQIEVCCIGNKGLGFMNRMGANVISHAVSLGDAPDLERLIGAIKILLDGYNQDRFDRVYLFYTRFINTMKQEPVMEQLLPLSDERLRASDRPTGQRGVWDYIYEPEAKPVIDDIMVRYVEALIYQALTENIASEQSARMVAMKAASDNAGNVINELTLIYNKSRQAAITKELSEIVGGAAAV, from the coding sequence ATGGCAGGCAGCAGGGAAATACGCAACAAGATCAAAAGCGTAAAGAACACGCAGAAGATCACGCGCGCGATGGAAATGGTGGCTGCATCCAAGATGCGCCGGGCGCAGGAACGCATGAAAAAAGCCAGGCCATACGGCGAGAAGATTCGCAACGTCGCAGCCCACATGAGCCGTGCTTACACCGAATACCGCCATCCGTTCCTGATAGAACGCGATACGGTAAAGCGCATAGGCATCATTGTGGTTACCTCCGACAAGGGTTTGTGCGGTGGACTCAACACAAACGTGCTGCGCATGGCGGTAAGCAAAATGAAAGCCTGGGAAGCGGAAGGCGAACAGATCGAGGTATGCTGTATCGGCAACAAGGGATTGGGGTTCATGAACCGTATGGGCGCCAATGTCATCTCGCATGCCGTGAGTCTCGGGGATGCGCCGGATCTGGAGCGGTTGATCGGAGCAATAAAGATATTGCTGGATGGTTATAATCAGGATCGTTTCGACCGCGTATATCTTTTTTATACCCGCTTCATCAACACGATGAAACAGGAACCGGTGATGGAGCAATTGCTTCCGCTTTCCGATGAACGTCTCAGAGCCAGTGATAGACCGACCGGACAGCGTGGCGTGTGGGATTACATTTATGAACCCGAAGCCAAACCCGTCATTGATGACATCATGGTGCGATACGTCGAGGCGCTGATTTACCAGGCATTGACGGAAAATATTGCGTCCGAGCAATCCGCGCGCATGGTGGCGATGAAGGCCGCGTCGGACAATGCCGGCAACGTCATCAACGAACTGACGCTGATTTACAACAAATCGCGGCAGGCTGCCATTACCAAGGAGCTGTCCGAAATTGTCGGTGGCGCGGCGGCCGTTTGA
- the atpD gene encoding F0F1 ATP synthase subunit beta, translated as MNQGKIVQCIGAVVDVEFAREEMPKVYDALVLEGSELTLEVQQQLGDGVVRTIALGSSEGLRRGMMVTNTGDQIRVPVGTKTLGRIMDVLGTPIDEMGPIGAEQNRSIHQKAPAFDELSASTELLETGIKVIDLVCPFAKGGKVGLFGGAGVGKTVNMMELIRNIAIEHSGYSVFAGVGERTREGNDFYHEMKDSNVLDKVALVYGQMNEPPGNRLRVALTGLTMAEHFRDEGRDVLLFVDNIYRFTLAGTEVSALLGRMPSAVGYQPTLAEEMGRLQERITSTKSGSITSIQAVYVPADDLTDPSPATTFGHLDATVVLSRDIASLGIYPAVDPLDSTSRQLDPLVVGEEHYSTARAVQQTLQRYKELRDIIAILGMDELSPEDKLAVARARKIQRFLSQPFNVAEVFTGAPGKYVPLKETIKGFKGIVSGEYDHLPEQAFYMVGGIDEAVEKAKTLQ; from the coding sequence ATGAACCAGGGAAAAATTGTTCAGTGTATCGGCGCGGTGGTCGACGTCGAGTTTGCACGTGAAGAGATGCCCAAGGTATATGACGCGCTCGTTCTTGAGGGGTCGGAACTTACGCTCGAAGTGCAGCAGCAGCTGGGTGACGGCGTCGTTCGCACAATTGCGCTCGGTTCCTCCGAGGGGTTGCGGCGCGGCATGATGGTAACAAACACCGGTGATCAGATCCGTGTTCCTGTCGGCACCAAGACCCTGGGGCGGATCATGGATGTCCTGGGTACGCCAATAGACGAAATGGGACCTATCGGCGCCGAGCAGAACAGATCGATTCATCAGAAAGCCCCCGCTTTTGACGAATTGTCCGCGTCCACCGAGCTGCTGGAAACAGGGATCAAGGTTATCGATCTCGTTTGTCCCTTTGCCAAGGGTGGCAAGGTGGGATTGTTCGGCGGTGCTGGCGTAGGCAAAACCGTGAACATGATGGAGCTGATCCGCAACATTGCCATCGAGCATAGTGGATATTCCGTATTTGCAGGCGTGGGGGAGCGTACTCGGGAAGGGAATGACTTCTACCATGAAATGAAGGATTCCAACGTACTCGACAAGGTTGCCCTGGTATACGGCCAGATGAATGAGCCTCCCGGTAACCGGTTGCGGGTGGCGCTTACAGGTCTGACCATGGCGGAACATTTCCGCGACGAAGGCAGGGACGTGTTGCTGTTCGTGGATAATATCTATCGTTTCACCCTGGCGGGTACGGAAGTATCCGCGTTGCTGGGCCGGATGCCATCCGCCGTGGGTTATCAGCCGACATTGGCTGAGGAAATGGGCCGTTTGCAGGAGCGCATTACCTCCACCAAGTCGGGCTCCATTACCTCCATTCAAGCGGTATATGTGCCTGCGGACGATTTGACCGATCCATCGCCTGCTACAACCTTCGGCCACCTGGATGCTACCGTCGTGCTTTCGCGTGATATTGCTTCGCTGGGGATCTATCCAGCGGTTGATCCTCTCGACTCGACCTCGCGTCAGCTTGATCCTCTCGTGGTGGGCGAAGAGCACTACTCGACTGCCCGGGCAGTGCAGCAAACCCTGCAACGCTATAAGGAATTGCGCGATATCATCGCAATTCTCGGAATGGATGAACTCTCTCCTGAAGATAAGCTGGCGGTGGCAAGGGCGCGCAAAATCCAGCGGTTCCTTTCACAACCCTTTAACGTGGCCGAAGTGTTTACCGGTGCACCGGGAAAATACGTACCTCTGAAAGAGACCATCAAAGGCTTCAAGGGCATTGTGTCGGGAGAATATGACCATCTGCCCGAGCAGGCATTTTACATGGTGGGTGGGATAGACGAGGCGGTTGAAAAAGCCAAAACCTTGCAATAA
- a CDS encoding F0F1 ATP synthase subunit epsilon: MGVFHVDIVSAEESIYSGPAEFLVAPAEGGEVGIYPQHTPMLTRIKPGSVRIKAPLKEEELVYVSGGMLEIQPDIVTILADTAVRGADLDEAKAIEAKKHAEEAVRDRASTLDYARAQAELSEAIAQLAAIQKLRKRGH; this comes from the coding sequence ATGGGCGTGTTTCACGTTGATATCGTCAGCGCGGAGGAATCCATTTACTCCGGTCCGGCTGAATTTCTGGTTGCGCCCGCAGAAGGAGGTGAGGTGGGCATATACCCACAGCACACTCCCATGCTGACGCGCATCAAACCTGGATCAGTACGCATCAAGGCACCGCTGAAAGAAGAGGAATTGGTCTATGTTTCCGGCGGTATGCTTGAAATCCAGCCAGATATCGTCACTATCCTTGCTGACACCGCGGTCCGAGGCGCCGACCTCGATGAAGCAAAGGCCATCGAGGCCAAGAAGCATGCGGAAGAAGCGGTGAGGGATCGAGCGTCTACTCTGGATTACGCACGAGCGCAGGCAGAATTGAGTGAAGCGATTGCGCAATTGGCCGCTATTCAGAAACTGCGGAAACGCGGCCACTGA
- the glmU gene encoding bifunctional UDP-N-acetylglucosamine diphosphorylase/glucosamine-1-phosphate N-acetyltransferase GlmU translates to MNVSKLNIVVLAAGLGKRMYSALPKVLHPLAGKPLLVHVLDTARALAPHTTCVIYGHGGETVPQTIADESLIWVPQIPQLGTGHAVMQALPHIEKEGITLILYGDVPLTSVETLKKLIAMAGKQTLGLLTVELPDPAGYGRIVRHSETGEVAAIVEEKDASESQRSIGEINTGIMAVPNRYLHGWLCKLENNNAQGEYYLTDIVAMAVKDGVKVATANPAYVWETTGVNSKVQLAGLERIYQTAQANKLLEQGVALADPARIDIRGKLSCGRDVMIDINCIFEGDVQLDDGVKVGAHTILKDVRVAADSVIAPFSLIEAAEIGRNCRIGPYARIRPGTRLEDEVHIGNFVEVKNSALAAGSKANHLSYIGDAVVGRSVNIGAGTITCNYDGANKYQTIIEDDVFVGSDTQLIAPVRVARGSTIGAGSTITRDTPPDMLTLSRAKQLSIDGWKRPVKKPKPKN, encoded by the coding sequence ATGAATGTGTCCAAACTGAACATCGTCGTTCTTGCTGCCGGTCTCGGAAAACGCATGTACTCTGCGCTGCCGAAAGTGTTGCATCCCCTCGCAGGCAAGCCTCTCCTGGTGCACGTGCTCGATACCGCCCGCGCATTAGCGCCCCATACAACTTGTGTCATTTACGGGCATGGGGGGGAAACAGTCCCGCAAACAATAGCGGATGAAAGCCTTATCTGGGTGCCACAGATCCCACAACTCGGAACGGGTCACGCAGTGATGCAGGCGCTGCCTCATATCGAGAAAGAGGGCATTACACTTATTCTGTATGGCGACGTGCCTCTGACCAGTGTCGAAACATTAAAAAAACTGATCGCGATGGCGGGAAAGCAAACATTAGGTTTGCTGACGGTAGAACTTCCTGATCCAGCGGGCTACGGTAGAATCGTTCGGCATAGCGAAACGGGTGAAGTCGCCGCTATTGTCGAGGAGAAAGACGCCAGTGAATCCCAGCGCAGCATCGGTGAAATCAATACGGGCATCATGGCGGTTCCGAATCGCTATCTTCACGGCTGGTTGTGCAAGCTTGAAAACAACAACGCGCAAGGTGAGTATTATCTGACGGATATTGTCGCGATGGCGGTAAAGGATGGGGTAAAGGTAGCAACAGCCAATCCCGCTTATGTATGGGAAACTACGGGAGTCAACAGCAAGGTTCAGCTCGCCGGACTGGAACGCATCTATCAGACAGCGCAGGCCAATAAATTGCTGGAGCAGGGCGTAGCGCTGGCTGATCCGGCGCGCATCGATATCCGCGGTAAACTTTCTTGCGGCAGAGATGTTATGATCGATATCAACTGCATATTTGAAGGGGACGTTCAACTGGATGATGGCGTAAAAGTGGGTGCTCACACCATACTGAAAGACGTGCGGGTAGCCGCGGATTCGGTCATCGCGCCATTCAGCCTGATAGAGGCTGCGGAAATTGGTCGAAATTGTCGTATCGGTCCTTACGCCCGTATTCGGCCGGGCACGCGACTGGAGGATGAAGTGCACATCGGCAATTTCGTCGAAGTCAAGAACAGTGCCCTTGCGGCTGGCAGCAAGGCAAACCACCTGAGTTACATCGGAGATGCCGTGGTGGGCAGGAGTGTCAACATCGGCGCAGGCACGATTACCTGCAATTATGACGGCGCCAACAAATACCAGACCATCATCGAGGATGATGTCTTTGTGGGCTCCGATACCCAGTTGATAGCACCGGTCAGAGTTGCCCGCGGTTCCACGATCGGTGCAGGTTCGACCATTACCAGGGATACGCCACCTGATATGTTGACGCTTTCGCGAGCGAAGCAGTTGAGTATCGATGGTTGGAAACGCCCCGTAAAAAAACCGAAGCCCAAAAATTAA
- the glmS gene encoding glutamine--fructose-6-phosphate transaminase (isomerizing) translates to MCGIVGAVAKTNIVPTLIEGLRRLEYRGYDSAGIALNNGRLHRLRTTGRVAELSKLADEQHFTGDVGIAHTRWATHGAPSERNAHPHFSGETPKVAVVHNGIIENHEVLRQRLQKTGFEFSSETDTEVIAHLISSHLRENPDLFEAVCRSVGELRGAYAIAVMEEARPERLIVCRNGAPLLLGLGENGIYAASDASALLQVTRRMIYLEEGDVAELRQDGYRIVNCRYDGARAEVARAVQESELTNEAVEMGPYAHFMQKEIFEQPGVVANTLEMVLNAQSISPRLFGTEAENIFKNTRSILILACGTSYHAGVVARYWLETVAGIPCNVEIASEYRYRNPAVGADTLIVGISQSGETADTLAALSYAKSLGHRYSLGICNVAESALVRQTDLRFLTRAGPEIGVASTKAFTTQLAALMLLTMTLAKLNGKLSGESERQMIAALRHLPVALQHSLQVEPQVKAWAERFAEKRHALFLGRGMHYPIALEGALKLKEISYIHAEAYAAGELKHGPLALVDKDMPVVAIAPNDALLEKLKSNLQEVRARGGELYVFADADSHIQESEGVHIIRLAEHAGMLSPILHTIPLQLLAYHVALQKGTDVDKPRNLAKSVTVE, encoded by the coding sequence ATGTGTGGAATCGTCGGTGCAGTCGCAAAAACCAATATCGTCCCCACTCTGATTGAAGGCCTGCGCCGACTGGAATACCGCGGATATGATTCAGCCGGCATTGCCCTGAACAATGGTCGCCTGCATCGGTTGCGCACCACCGGTCGAGTCGCCGAACTCAGCAAACTTGCGGATGAGCAACACTTCACCGGGGACGTGGGTATTGCCCATACCCGCTGGGCTACCCACGGCGCTCCATCCGAGCGCAATGCCCATCCTCATTTTTCCGGAGAGACCCCAAAAGTGGCGGTGGTGCATAACGGCATTATCGAAAATCATGAAGTGCTGCGGCAGCGTTTGCAGAAGACAGGGTTCGAATTCAGTTCCGAGACCGACACGGAAGTCATCGCTCATCTCATTTCGTCTCATCTCAGGGAAAACCCGGATTTATTCGAAGCGGTATGCCGTTCGGTGGGCGAATTGCGGGGCGCGTATGCAATTGCAGTAATGGAGGAAGCAAGGCCGGAGCGCCTCATCGTTTGCCGCAATGGAGCGCCACTGCTGCTTGGCTTGGGCGAAAACGGGATCTACGCTGCGTCGGATGCTTCCGCCTTGCTGCAGGTTACCCGGCGCATGATCTATCTGGAAGAGGGCGATGTCGCCGAATTGCGCCAGGACGGCTACCGCATCGTCAATTGCCGCTACGATGGCGCCCGCGCAGAAGTCGCACGTGCGGTACAGGAAAGTGAGCTGACAAACGAAGCGGTGGAGATGGGCCCTTATGCCCACTTCATGCAGAAGGAGATATTCGAGCAACCCGGCGTCGTGGCGAACACGCTGGAAATGGTGCTCAATGCGCAATCCATCTCTCCGCGCCTGTTTGGCACCGAGGCGGAGAACATCTTCAAAAATACCAGAAGTATCCTCATCCTGGCGTGTGGCACCAGCTATCACGCTGGCGTCGTCGCCCGCTACTGGCTCGAAACCGTGGCCGGAATTCCCTGCAATGTCGAGATCGCGAGCGAATATCGCTACCGTAATCCGGCGGTTGGAGCAGATACCCTGATCGTGGGCATCTCCCAATCGGGAGAAACAGCGGATACCCTGGCCGCCCTGAGTTATGCAAAATCACTCGGGCATCGTTACAGTCTGGGGATCTGCAATGTGGCTGAAAGCGCGCTCGTGCGCCAGACGGACTTACGCTTTCTCACCCGGGCTGGCCCGGAAATCGGTGTGGCCTCGACCAAGGCGTTCACCACACAGCTTGCCGCGCTGATGCTGCTCACCATGACGCTGGCGAAATTGAACGGCAAACTGTCGGGTGAGAGTGAGCGCCAGATGATTGCTGCGCTGCGCCACCTGCCCGTCGCGCTTCAGCACAGCCTGCAGGTGGAGCCGCAGGTGAAAGCCTGGGCGGAAAGATTTGCCGAGAAACGCCATGCCCTGTTTCTTGGCCGCGGCATGCACTATCCCATTGCGCTGGAGGGCGCGCTCAAGCTCAAGGAAATTTCCTATATCCATGCCGAAGCTTATGCTGCCGGGGAACTGAAGCACGGTCCGCTTGCGCTGGTGGATAAGGATATGCCCGTCGTCGCCATAGCTCCCAATGATGCACTGCTGGAAAAACTCAAGTCAAACCTGCAGGAAGTACGTGCCCGTGGGGGAGAGCTCTACGTTTTCGCCGATGCCGATTCCCACATCCAGGAAAGCGAAGGCGTACACATCATTCGTCTGGCGGAACATGCGGGAATGCTCAGCCCCATCCTCCACACCATCCCCCTGCAGCTTCTCGCCTATCACGTCGCGCTGCAAAAAGGTACGGATGTGGATAAGCCGAGAAACCTGGCGAAATCAGTGACGGTGGAGTAA
- a CDS encoding septal ring lytic transglycosylase RlpA family protein, which yields MDKLPACLSLIPSTAQSRGQPVARRCAAWMAALTIPVFLTGCGTFFKLEKSEEKSVKPSPVSTLFGGKKKGGGYYLDDGPGDNPPADLHLIPDAVPREEPLRASTMRPYSALGKRYKPMTRHERYKTRGMASWYGRRYHGQKTASGEVYDMYAMTAAHPTLPIPSYARVTSVTSGKSVVVRVNDRGPFLSNRLIDLSYTAAYKLDVLGGGSGLVEVESIVPGTGSFTQLAAAASAERPGSTSSPSRFLPGSPTNLNGQGIIADQSVTVTPPTDPDSNEAQPGLFQASFAPAVADTPPGPSLAGEGAPVSSPETPAAVPAGIYLQLGAFNAYDNADNFVVRMRNELPSLMTSLDIVAKDGLFKVHAGPYPDRALARKAADKIAEALSIKPVLLMR from the coding sequence ATGGATAAACTCCCTGCCTGCCTGTCCCTCATACCGTCAACTGCGCAGTCAAGAGGCCAGCCGGTTGCCAGGCGATGCGCCGCCTGGATGGCTGCACTGACTATTCCGGTTTTCCTCACCGGCTGCGGCACCTTTTTCAAGCTGGAGAAAAGCGAGGAAAAGAGTGTGAAGCCTTCACCGGTCTCCACTCTGTTCGGAGGCAAGAAAAAGGGAGGCGGTTATTACCTGGATGATGGTCCCGGCGACAATCCGCCAGCCGATCTCCATCTGATCCCTGATGCCGTGCCGCGGGAAGAACCCTTGCGCGCCTCCACCATGCGGCCTTATTCAGCTCTCGGAAAACGGTATAAACCGATGACGCGTCACGAGCGCTATAAAACGCGGGGAATGGCATCCTGGTATGGGCGCCGCTATCACGGGCAGAAGACCGCGTCGGGGGAAGTCTACGATATGTATGCCATGACGGCTGCACACCCTACCCTCCCCATTCCGAGCTACGCACGCGTGACAAGCGTGACGAGCGGAAAATCCGTGGTGGTGCGTGTCAATGACAGGGGGCCTTTCCTCTCCAATCGCCTCATTGATCTTTCCTATACCGCCGCATATAAACTGGATGTACTGGGTGGGGGCAGCGGTCTGGTCGAAGTGGAATCCATTGTGCCCGGAACGGGTAGTTTCACGCAGCTTGCCGCAGCTGCCTCTGCCGAGCGTCCAGGTTCAACATCCAGCCCCTCCAGGTTTCTCCCCGGCTCTCCCACCAATCTAAATGGGCAGGGAATCATAGCTGACCAATCGGTGACGGTCACTCCCCCTACCGATCCCGACTCCAATGAAGCGCAGCCGGGTCTGTTCCAGGCTTCTTTTGCGCCCGCAGTAGCTGATACGCCCCCCGGCCCCAGCCTTGCCGGCGAAGGCGCTCCTGTCTCATCTCCCGAAACGCCTGCTGCCGTTCCTGCGGGGATCTACCTGCAATTGGGAGCCTTCAATGCGTATGACAATGCGGATAATTTTGTCGTCCGCATGAGAAACGAATTACCATCGCTGATGACCAGCCTGGATATCGTTGCAAAGGATGGCCTGTTCAAGGTCCATGCGGGTCCTTACCCTGACCGTGCCTTGGCCAGAAAGGCTGCGGACAAAATCGCCGAAGCGCTGTCAATCAAGCCGGTGCTGCTGATGCGGTAG
- the rodA gene encoding rod shape-determining protein RodA has protein sequence MARLPHAGHYFTRYIDGLLLCGILLLMATGLITLFSATDANSARVTSQAINMLVALSVMWLVANIPLEHIMRIALPLYVAGLFLLLCVALFGEVNNGARRWLNLGVTRIQPSELMKIAVPLMMAWYFDKHETTLRLRDYGVATLLLLAPVLLILRQPDLGTALLIASSGFYVLFFSGLSWRIMAAVAIAGGASLPLLWSMMHDYQRKRVMTLLDPTQDALGAGYHTIQSTIAIGSGGVLGKGWQQGTQTHLAFLPERSTDFIFAVFSEEFGLLGNLLLLLLYLALIARGMVIAANASTQFTRLIAASITLTFFTYIFVNIGMVIGILPVVGVPLPLISYGGTSMVTMLLGFGILMSIQTHPKLVKT, from the coding sequence ATGGCTAGACTTCCACACGCAGGGCACTACTTTACGCGCTACATCGATGGTCTTCTGCTTTGTGGAATTCTCCTGCTCATGGCAACGGGACTTATCACACTTTTCAGCGCAACGGATGCCAATAGTGCGCGCGTCACGAGTCAGGCGATTAATATGCTGGTCGCGCTCAGCGTGATGTGGCTGGTCGCCAACATTCCGTTGGAGCATATCATGCGGATCGCCTTACCGTTATACGTGGCGGGCCTTTTCCTGCTGCTCTGCGTCGCGCTGTTCGGAGAGGTCAACAATGGCGCGAGGCGCTGGCTGAACCTGGGTGTAACCCGCATCCAGCCCTCCGAACTGATGAAGATTGCCGTACCGCTGATGATGGCCTGGTACTTCGACAAGCACGAGACAACCTTGCGGCTGCGGGATTACGGTGTGGCCACCCTGCTGCTGCTGGCTCCGGTACTGTTGATCCTGCGCCAGCCTGATCTTGGAACCGCGCTGCTCATTGCCTCGAGCGGTTTTTATGTCCTGTTCTTTTCCGGGTTATCCTGGCGCATCATGGCGGCGGTGGCGATTGCAGGGGGAGCAAGCCTTCCGCTGCTCTGGTCCATGATGCATGATTATCAGCGCAAGCGCGTCATGACGCTTCTTGACCCGACGCAGGACGCGCTTGGCGCCGGCTACCATACCATTCAATCCACTATTGCCATCGGCTCCGGGGGGGTGCTGGGCAAGGGCTGGCAGCAAGGCACCCAAACCCATCTTGCGTTCCTCCCCGAGAGAAGCACTGATTTCATCTTCGCGGTATTCTCCGAAGAATTCGGTCTGCTCGGCAATTTGCTGCTGCTGCTGTTGTATCTGGCTCTCATCGCCCGTGGGATGGTGATTGCCGCCAACGCTTCCACCCAGTTTACCCGCCTCATCGCCGCTTCCATCACACTGACTTTCTTCACCTACATCTTCGTCAACATCGGGATGGTCATCGGCATTCTGCCCGTGGTAGGGGTGCCTTTGCCCCTGATCAGCTATGGCGGCACATCAATGGTGACAATGTTGCTGGGATTTGGTATTTTGATGAGTATCCAGACTCATCCGAAGCTTGTTAAGACGTGA
- the mrdA gene encoding penicillin-binding protein 2: protein MNHRIELRSYSRELHNFRLRLAISAGFMLLLFLLLFARFFYLQVSQREHYHTLAEANRISIAPIVPNRGLIFDRNGVVLAHNYSAYTLEIVPSRIGNLERLINELTTVVEISARDRKRFKKLMEENRRFESLPIRTRLSDVEVARFAANRYRFPGVEIKARPFRQYPKGEFASHVVGYIGRINDKDLERLEADSELANYRGSQHMGKIGIEQSYERELHGITGIEEMETDAGGRAIRVISRTPPIAGRNLKLSLDFKLQEVAEKAFGNRRGALVAIEPATGDVLAFVSRPGFDPNLFVDGIDTENWELLNNSIDRPLNNRALRGVYPPGSTFKPFMALAGLELKKRWPGSAISDPGYFSLPGSTHRFRDWKAGGHGLVDLHKSLVISCDTYYYSLAHDLGIDNIYNFTSQFGLGKKTGIDIEGEAAGLLPSQEWKMQRHKQNWFAGDTISVGIGQGYNLTTPLQLAFATAVLAGNGAAFRPHLVKQVLDSNNRIVREFGTSPLYRLKLDPANLKAVHNALVDVTRPGGTAAVAGAGAAYTFAGKTGTAQVVGVKQGEKYEESKLDERHRDHALFISYAPAENPKIALSVLVENGGHGGSAAAPIARVVMDYYLLGKLPKEAAAQPVDQVDEEEDEEHQQNREDGHG, encoded by the coding sequence ATGAATCACAGAATCGAGCTTCGAAGCTACTCGCGTGAGTTACACAATTTCCGCCTGCGGCTGGCGATAAGCGCCGGCTTCATGCTGCTGCTCTTCCTGCTGCTGTTCGCACGCTTCTTTTACCTGCAGGTTTCTCAGCGTGAGCATTATCACACGCTGGCGGAAGCAAATCGCATTTCCATTGCGCCGATCGTTCCCAACCGCGGCCTGATTTTTGACCGCAATGGCGTCGTGCTCGCTCATAATTATTCTGCCTATACACTCGAAATCGTTCCGAGCAGGATCGGAAATCTCGAGCGCCTCATCAATGAGCTGACGACGGTAGTGGAGATCTCCGCGCGTGACCGCAAGCGCTTCAAGAAATTGATGGAGGAGAACAGAAGATTCGAAAGCTTGCCTATTCGCACGCGATTATCGGACGTGGAGGTTGCCCGCTTCGCCGCCAACCGCTATCGCTTTCCGGGAGTGGAAATCAAGGCGCGGCCGTTCCGCCAGTATCCCAAAGGCGAGTTCGCCTCTCACGTGGTGGGTTACATAGGGCGCATCAATGACAAGGATCTGGAACGGCTGGAGGCTGACAGCGAACTCGCCAATTACCGCGGTTCCCAGCACATGGGAAAAATCGGCATCGAACAGAGCTATGAGAGGGAATTGCACGGCATCACCGGAATCGAGGAGATGGAAACCGACGCAGGCGGCCGTGCAATTCGCGTCATATCCCGCACACCGCCGATTGCGGGCAGGAATCTCAAGCTATCGCTCGATTTCAAATTGCAGGAAGTCGCGGAAAAGGCGTTTGGCAACCGGCGTGGCGCACTTGTCGCCATAGAACCGGCAACGGGAGACGTGCTCGCATTCGTGAGCAGACCGGGGTTCGATCCGAATCTTTTTGTAGACGGGATCGACACCGAGAATTGGGAATTGCTGAACAATTCCATCGATCGGCCGCTGAACAATCGGGCTTTGCGTGGCGTATACCCGCCCGGCTCGACGTTCAAACCCTTCATGGCTCTGGCTGGTCTGGAACTCAAGAAGCGTTGGCCGGGAAGCGCGATCAGCGATCCCGGCTACTTCAGCCTGCCCGGAAGCACTCACCGTTTTCGCGACTGGAAAGCCGGCGGTCACGGCCTCGTGGATCTCCACAAATCGCTGGTTATCTCTTGCGACACTTATTACTATTCGCTGGCTCATGACCTCGGGATCGATAATATCTACAATTTTACCAGTCAGTTCGGGTTGGGGAAAAAGACCGGGATCGATATCGAAGGCGAAGCCGCCGGCCTGTTGCCCTCTCAGGAGTGGAAAATGCAACGGCATAAACAGAACTGGTTTGCGGGCGATACGATTTCTGTGGGGATTGGCCAGGGTTATAATCTGACCACGCCGCTGCAACTGGCATTTGCAACCGCTGTGCTTGCCGGCAACGGCGCTGCGTTCCGTCCCCATCTCGTCAAGCAGGTCCTGGACAGTAACAACCGGATCGTACGGGAATTCGGCACAAGTCCGCTGTACCGGCTCAAACTCGATCCCGCCAATTTGAAGGCGGTACATAATGCGCTGGTCGATGTAACCCGTCCGGGCGGCACAGCCGCGGTCGCCGGTGCAGGGGCCGCTTATACCTTTGCCGGAAAAACGGGGACTGCACAGGTAGTGGGGGTAAAACAGGGGGAAAAGTATGAGGAAAGCAAGCTCGATGAACGGCATCGTGATCATGCGCTATTTATAAGCTATGCTCCCGCTGAAAACCCCAAAATTGCGCTGTCCGTTCTGGTGGAAAATGGCGGCCATGGCGGTTCGGCAGCGGCACCGATTGCCCGCGTGGTGATGGATTACTATCTGCTGGGTAAACTGCCTAAGGAAGCAGCTGCACAGCCTGTCGATCAGGTGGACGAAGAGGAGGATGAGGAGCACCAGCAGAACCGGGAGGACGGGCATGGCTAG
- the mreD gene encoding rod shape-determining protein MreD — protein sequence MPAKSWFIMLSLIVALLLNLIPVTGTARTLQPDFVALVMLYWYLNEPQRVGIGMAFWMGLLMDLSNASTFGQHALGYSVMAFMALVFNRRMGIFEGYKQAPQIGLVLLSGQIVTLLAGLFAGSPFPGWNFFLGSIVGMLLWPLLSAILRVPQKPWSASDAR from the coding sequence ATGCCAGCCAAAAGCTGGTTCATCATGCTCAGCCTGATCGTGGCGCTACTCCTGAATCTCATACCCGTCACAGGCACCGCTCGGACGCTGCAGCCCGATTTTGTCGCGCTGGTGATGCTTTACTGGTATCTCAACGAACCCCAGCGTGTGGGCATTGGCATGGCATTCTGGATGGGTCTGCTCATGGATCTGAGCAATGCCAGTACCTTCGGGCAACACGCGCTCGGGTACAGCGTAATGGCGTTCATGGCACTGGTCTTCAACCGGCGCATGGGTATCTTCGAAGGATATAAACAAGCTCCCCAGATAGGACTGGTTCTGCTTTCAGGGCAGATCGTCACACTTCTTGCCGGGCTGTTTGCCGGTTCTCCTTTCCCCGGCTGGAACTTCTTTCTTGGCAGCATTGTCGGCATGTTACTGTGGCCGCTTCTCTCAGCCATATTGAGGGTGCCGCAGAAACCCTGGTCTGCTTCCGATGCAAGATGA